In the Dolichospermum flos-aquae CCAP 1403/13F genome, TTTTAATTCTTAATTTTTAATTGAACTGTTGCATATACATATACAGGTTTAGTAATTTCTAGGAAAATATGCCATAACAGAAACAAATATCTTAGGATAAGTGGGTGTTTATAGATGAAATATTCTCAGATTCAATTTAGCCACAGTCATGCGGATATTGATCTTTACCAACTCCAAGAACTGTTTAATCTGTCCGCTTTTTGGGCAAAAGGACGAAGTATTAAGGATTGGGGTATAGCTATTGCTAATAGTGAACCTGTGATTTCTGTCTGGGAGAAGGAATTATTAATTGGCTTTGCAAGAGCGACTTCTGATGGTATCTATCGCGCTACAATTTGGGATGTTGTGATTCATCCAGAATATCAAGGTAATGGACTAGGTAGCAAGTTGGTAGAAACTGTTTTAAGTCATCCGCGAATGCAAAAAGTAGAGCGTGTGTATTTGATGACAACTCACCAACAGGAATTTTATGAGAAGATTGGTTTTCAAGCAAATAACACAACAACAATGGTGCTATACAATCAATCTAATTTTGATTTTGTTCCTGGAGAGATTCAACTTCAGGAGTCGTTAGAGGCATAGATATTTGCCATCTTGTTAACTGTGATTTTTCTTCCTGATTGGTGGGGAAAGGCAAAATTTCTAACTTTCCTCCCATCAATTCTACTAAACTTTGATGAAGTGAAAGTTTCATTGCTGGTGACAGAACTATATTTTTCTGAGTTGTCTGATTTTCAGCTATCATCAAATCTATAGATTCACTTGTAACTACAGTTTCAGTGGGTACATCTAAGCAGATATTTACATAATTATCTGTAGGTTGTAGATGACTAGAAAGATAAATATTCCCTGCTTCCATTTGAGCAATTGTTGTATCTATCAAGTTTATTAATACTTGTTTGAGCCAACGGGAATCTGCTAAAATGTAAATTTTTGGATCTGGTGGTGATAAAGTAAAAGGATAATTACGATTGACTGCTAATAGATAAGTTAAGTTATAAATTTCTTGTAAAAATTCAGATAATTGCAAAGTTTCAATATCTAATTTATTTCTACCAGATTCAATTTTGGAAACA is a window encoding:
- a CDS encoding GNAT family N-acetyltransferase → MKYSQIQFSHSHADIDLYQLQELFNLSAFWAKGRSIKDWGIAIANSEPVISVWEKELLIGFARATSDGIYRATIWDVVIHPEYQGNGLGSKLVETVLSHPRMQKVERVYLMTTHQQEFYEKIGFQANNTTTMVLYNQSNFDFVPGEIQLQESLEA
- a CDS encoding sensor histidine kinase, whose product is MNFSNWLYLGAGIGLGIGICRLFLQPTKSASIPIQNAPQQQENQLLQELKQTQLAYYQSQEMSQFQAGFLARISHELRSPLGSIIGLHQLILTDLCDNPQEEREFVGQAHEKSLKLLKLIDEILNVSKIESGRNKLDIETLQLSEFLQEIYNLTYLLAVNRNYPFTLSPPDPKIYILADSRWLKQVLINLIDTTIAQMEAGNIYLSSHLQPTDNYVNICLDVPTETVVTSESIDLMIAENQTTQKNIVLSPAMKLSLHQSLVELMGGKLEILPFPTNQEEKSQLTRWQISMPLTTPEVESLQEQNQN